The Chthoniobacterales bacterium genome contains a region encoding:
- a CDS encoding type II secretion system protein, protein MNDRSAMAGCRAFTLVELLVAIVSVIGTFWPLPRMLPSRVIDCPSDAAKPTSEKLLSGALSDRKSLSGHPGRWPGV, encoded by the coding sequence ATGAATGACCGCAGCGCCATGGCAGGTTGCCGCGCCTTCACGCTGGTCGAGTTGCTGGTGGCGATTGTCAGTGTGATCGGGACATTCTGGCCGTTGCCGAGAATGCTACCAAGCAGAGTGATCGATTGTCCCTCAGATGCGGCGAAACCCACATCGGAGAAGTTGTTGAGCGGTGCGTTATCTGATAGGAAATCGCTTTCCGGCCATCCGGGGCGTTGGCCCGGAGTTTGA